One Solirubrobacter pauli DNA segment encodes these proteins:
- a CDS encoding aldehyde dehydrogenase family protein, with protein MNDFINEPLLELRRAPVRANLTEAMTALDAQLPWRVPVIVGGERRDEPSFTSHDPGTPDRTVAHVTAATPQDVDAAVHAAAHAAPEWEARGAHARAAILSRAAGELRGRRQRLAALAVRECGKPWAEADADVCETIDFLEYYAQQAIALEHADGLVQLPGERNTLRYAARGVVAVVGPWNFPLAIPAGMVAAGLATGNGVVLKPAEQSPACALAVVEAFHAAGVPPAALNLLPGEGDVGAALVAHPGVHTIAFTGSGAVGLEILKTAAEVRPGQRHLKRVVAEMGGKNCVIVDADADLDDVVPALVYSAFGFAGQKCSAAARALVHQRIADTLVERLHGAVDQLLIDQAERFGVDVPPVIEAAARERIDGFVRTAHEQGARVHQPGTVPAAGHFVAPAVIDGLPAGSRVTEEEIFGPVLAVESVASVDEAVEIVANLPFALTGGLFSRDPATVERVSRALPVGNLYVNRHITGAMVGRQPFGGNRLSGTGTKAGGPDYLLHFVEPRVVTEDTMRHGLVV; from the coding sequence GTGAACGACTTCATCAACGAACCGCTGCTCGAGCTGCGCCGTGCCCCGGTGCGCGCCAACCTGACCGAGGCGATGACCGCCCTCGACGCCCAGCTGCCATGGCGCGTCCCGGTGATCGTCGGCGGCGAGCGCCGCGACGAGCCGAGCTTCACCTCGCACGACCCCGGCACGCCCGACCGCACGGTCGCGCACGTCACGGCCGCCACGCCGCAGGACGTCGACGCCGCGGTGCACGCGGCCGCGCACGCGGCCCCCGAGTGGGAGGCCCGCGGCGCGCACGCCCGCGCCGCGATCCTCTCGCGTGCGGCCGGCGAGCTGCGCGGGCGCCGTCAGCGGCTCGCCGCGCTGGCCGTCCGCGAGTGCGGCAAGCCGTGGGCGGAAGCGGACGCCGACGTCTGCGAGACGATCGACTTCCTCGAGTACTACGCGCAGCAGGCGATCGCGCTCGAGCACGCCGACGGGCTGGTCCAGCTCCCCGGCGAGCGCAACACGCTCCGCTACGCCGCGCGCGGTGTGGTGGCCGTCGTCGGCCCGTGGAACTTCCCCTTGGCCATCCCCGCGGGGATGGTCGCCGCCGGCCTCGCGACCGGCAACGGCGTCGTGCTCAAGCCCGCGGAGCAGTCCCCCGCGTGTGCGCTCGCCGTCGTCGAGGCCTTCCACGCGGCCGGTGTGCCCCCGGCCGCGTTGAACTTGCTCCCGGGCGAAGGTGACGTCGGCGCGGCGCTCGTCGCGCACCCGGGCGTCCACACGATCGCGTTCACCGGCTCCGGCGCCGTCGGCCTGGAGATCCTCAAGACGGCGGCCGAGGTGCGGCCCGGCCAGCGCCACCTCAAGCGCGTCGTCGCCGAGATGGGCGGCAAGAACTGCGTGATCGTGGACGCCGACGCGGACCTCGACGACGTCGTGCCCGCGCTCGTCTACAGCGCGTTCGGCTTCGCCGGCCAGAAGTGCTCCGCGGCCGCCCGCGCGCTCGTGCACCAGCGGATCGCGGACACCCTCGTCGAGCGCCTGCACGGTGCCGTCGACCAGCTGCTGATCGACCAGGCCGAGCGCTTCGGGGTCGACGTGCCGCCCGTGATCGAGGCGGCCGCGCGCGAGCGCATCGACGGCTTCGTCCGGACCGCGCACGAGCAGGGCGCCCGCGTGCACCAGCCGGGCACGGTGCCCGCGGCCGGGCACTTCGTCGCCCCGGCCGTGATCGACGGCCTGCCCGCGGGCTCGCGCGTCACCGAGGAGGAGATCTTCGGGCCGGTGCTCGCGGTCGAGTCGGTGGCGTCGGTCGACGAGGCGGTCGAGATCGTCGCCAACCTGCCGTTCGCGCTCACGGGCGGCCTTTTCAGCCGTGACCCCGCGACGGTCGAGCGGGTCAGCCGTGCGCTGCCGGTCGGCAACCTCTACGTCAACCGCCACATCACGGGCGCGATGGTCGGACGCCAGCCGTTCGGCGGCAACCGCCTGTCCGGCACCGGCACGAAGGCCGGCGGCCCGGACTACCTCCTGCACTTCGTCGAGCCGCGCGTCGTGACCGAGGACACCATGCGGCACGGCCTCGTGGTGTGA